The stretch of DNA GCCGGTATTGGGCGGGAAAAGCTGGCGATGGAAGGCCTCGGCCCGAATCGGCAGTTCAACCGTAGCCGCAAAGTGTATGGCGGAACCGGCGATGTCCGTCGGCGCCGGCAGGAGGATGGAAGCGCTGATCCGGCAGGCTTCGCAACCATGCGAATGCGCCTTGTCGTGCTGCTCCTGACCGGATGTGTCTGTCGTGGTGACGCAAAGCGTCGGCAGCGTCCCGTCCGGAAGCACATATTGCGCGAGTTCAGCCGGATCGAATTCGCCGGCTGCTGCGAGGGGAACCTGATGGGCGAAGCCGACGAACACCAGTGCGACCGCGCACAGGA from Rhizobium leguminosarum bv. trifolii WSM1325 encodes:
- a CDS encoding conserved hypothetical protein (KEGG: hypothetical protein), with product MIRRTRQIEQWALRILCAVALVFVGFAHQVPLAAAGEFDPAELAQYVLPDGTLPTLCVTTTDTSGQEQHDKAHSHGCEACRISASILLPAPTDIAGSAIHFAATVELPIRAEAFHRQLFPPNTGPRAPPSDPIPA